In the Myxococcus xanthus genome, TTCGCGTCCATACGGCCGCCATGCACGGTGATATTGGCGAAGGCCGCTTCGATTTCTCGCAGGTCTTCCGGCGTGAGGTTGACGTTGAGCGAGCTCAGGTTCTCGCGCGAGTGATCGAGATTTGTTGTCCCGGGGATGGGGACGATCCAAGGCTTCTGTGCTGCCAGCCAGGCCAGGGCAATCTGCGCGCGCGTGGCGCCCTTCTTCTCGCCGAAGGCCTTCAGGAAGTCGAGGATGGACTGGTTGGCCTGCATGACCTCCCGACTGAAGCGGGGGAAGGTCTTGCGCAGGTCCGTCTTCGCATCGAACCTGGCCTGTGCATCCAGGGGCAGCTTGCCGGGAAGGAAGCCTTGACCGAGCGGTCCCCACGGCACGAAGCCGATGCCCAGCTCCTCGCACGCTTGCAGAACGCCGTTGTCCTCCACGCTGCGTTCCATGAGCGAGTACTCGGTCTGGATCGCAGCCAAGGGCTGCACGGCGTGAGCACGGCGGATGGTGCGTGCGCTCGGCTCGGACAGGCCGAAGTGCAGCACCTTGCCCTGCTGGATCAGGTCCTTGACGGTGCCAGCCACATCCTCGATGGGGACGGTCAGATCGACGCGGTGCTGGTAGTAGAGGTCGATGCGGTCCGTCTTCAGGCGCTTGAGCGATTCCTCGACCACGCGGCGGATGCGTTCGGGGCGGCTGTCCAACCCGTTCGTGCCGTCGATTTTGAAGCCGAACTTGGTGGCGATGACCACGTGGTTGCGCACTGGCCCCAGTGCTTCGGCGACGAGTTCCTCGTTCACGTAGGGGCCGTAAACCTCGGCGGTATCGAAGAAGCGAATGCCGCGGTCATAGGCGTCGCGAATCACACGGATGCTCTGGGGACGGTCCACGCCCGGACCGTAGTGGCCAGGGCTGTTGCTCATGCATCCGAAGCCAAGCTCCGACACCACCAGGTGGCCCAGCTTGCGGGACCTCAGGGTGTAGGCCTGGTTGGCGGATTGGGCCGAGCTGGCGGGTGCGCTTGTCGTGCTCGCGCGCATCCCCCCATGCGCCGACGCGCACGCTGCAAGCGGGGCGGCGGCCAAACCAAGCAGCAATCTTCTTCTCTCGAGTGAATGTGACTCACCACGTTGATCTGAGTCGCTCATCGTGCTCTCCGTTCTGACGTTTGGTTCTTCCCTCGGTTGAATGGCCCAGCTATCGCGCGCGGCGCTGATGCTGCGCTCCCGAGCGCTGCAGAAGGAGTATGCACACGCCCTCGTTGTTCAAATAGTCGCCGCCTATTACATGGCCCGGTAAGCGCTGCTTGACAGCGGCCGACCTTGTGCACGGAGAGGCTCGTTCAAGCCCCGGTCTTCGCGAACAGAATCTGAAGGTGCCGAGCGGGACGATGTCGAACTCGTGAGCCCTGTCCTGACGAGCGGGAGTTCGGCGGGCACACCCTCCGCGGCATCGACGGCTTCTCCGTGCTCGAAGACCAGGGGCGGAGTGTTCCACCGCGCGAACAGTTCATGGGTCGCCATCGCCACACCAGTATTCGCTCGGTCTCTCCGCCAAACCAGTCACCGGCTGCTGTATGGGCCAGGAAGCAGTGCTGGACAATCCTCAGTCCGTTGCCAATTCGTCTGGTGTCGAGCAGCCGTTCGTCAGCTGGTGCCTTCTTGAAAGGACCACTGGGTAGCGGACTGTGGGCGGGCTGCTCGGACGGCGTTGGGGCCGGCATCGCACCAGCCGTAGCGGCAATGTGGCGCTCGCACCGGCGCGGCTCTCCATTGCCCTCGCTTCTGCCAAATGCGGGAGCCTCTTCGCTCGCAACGCGACATGGGAGGGATGACTCCAGTATCGGCTGACTGGGAGTGGGGCTCAGCCGTCAGCCGGGCATCGAGGTCGCGTCGGTCTTTGAAGACTCAATGGCGAACGATGGCGTGTTGAGAGAGGTTGCGGTGTGCGCGGTTGCCCGACGCCGGGAGCCGCCTCAAGGCCCGAGTTGTTTCGTGGCCACTGGCGGCTTGCGTGTCAGCTCACGGACCGTTTCGACGAAGAGACGAAGTGGAGCTGAGCTCTGCGCGCGGCTGGGATAGTAGAGGAAGAAGCCAGGAACGGTTGCGGCGTACGGCTCGAGCACGCGCTGCAGACTTCCCTTTCGAAGCTGCTCGCCGACCAAAGGCTCCATCACATACGCGAGGCCCAGCCCTTGCTCCGCCCATCGTATGCAAATCAGACCGTCGTTGACGACAAGGCTTCCACGGACGGGCACCCGCCACGTCCGGCGACCGCGTTCGAATTCCCAGGCGTAGAGCGAACCCGTGGTGGACGAGCGAAAGGTCAAGCACTCATGTTCGAGGAGATCTTCTGGGCGCCCTGGAGTCCCGTGCCTACCTAGGTAGGTGGGTGAGCCGACGACGATGAATCGAAAGGCATCGGTGAGACGAACACTCACCATGTCGCGCTCAACATACTCGCTCAGGCGAACGCCCGCATCGAACCCCTCGCCGACGAGGTCCACCATCCGGTCCTCGAAGACGAGGTCGACCTCGATACGAGGATGACGTTCCCGGAACTTCGGCAAGACGGGCTCAATCACGAAATGAAAGGCGGCGCGGGGGACTGTCAACCGTACGCGGCCCACCACCTCACCTGGTTTTGCAGAGGCCTGCGTGAGCGCTGCTTGAACCTGTGTGACGGCTGGGCCTGCGGACTCCACGAGGCGCCTCCCTGCCTCTGTGAGGGATACGCTGCGCGTCGTGCGTGCGACGAGGGGCACTCGAAGCTTCCCTTCGAGCAAGCGCACGCTCTGGCTTACTGCGGAGCGCGAGATACCCAGGTCGCGAGCTGCGGCGCTGAAGCTCCGCGTGCGCGCCACAGCGAGGAACGTTTGGAGGTGAGGGAATAGGGAAGTATTCACGATTAGGACTTGCATGTTACGTTTCCAGCCGAGTGGCGGCTGTCAAGTGCAGCTTGACAGCCCATCCTCAACCAGCATCTTCACGGGGCGAGCGCGGGTACGCATGTTCCATCCGTAATCCACTCCGAGATGAAAGGAGCTGCTATGCGTGCCACCGTTCTCCACAAGCCCGGCGACGTCCGCTTCGAGGAGCGCGCCGAGCCGAAGATTCTCGCGCCGACGGATGCCATCATCCGTCTCTCGGCTACATGTGTCTGCGGCTCGGACCTATGGCCCTACCGAGGCGTGCAGGCGGTGACTGAGCCGACGCCGATGGGGCACGAGTACTGCGGCATCGTCGAAGAGGTCGGAAGCGCTGTCGCTTCGGTCAAGCCAGGGCAGTTCGTCATCGGTTCGTTCTTCGCCTCCGACAACACGTGCCCTCACTGCAAGGCGGGTTACCAAACGTCGTGCCAGCACCGAGAGCCGGTGAGTGGGGCTCAGGCGCCAAGGATGCGAGTGCCGCTCGCCGACGGCACGCTGGTCGTGACGGCCGAGGTGCCGCCCGATGCGCTTGTGCCCAGCCTGCTGGCCGTGTCGGACGTGTTTGGTACCGGTTGGTTCGCAGCCGACGCCGCCAACGTGAATCCCGGCTCGACAGTCGTGGTCGTCGGCGACGGTGCCGTCGGGCTCCTGGCGGTACTCTCCGCGAAGCAGATGGGAGCCGAGCGCATCATCGCGATGAGCCGCCATGAGACGCGCCAGGCGCTCGCTCGTGAGTTTGGTGCCACGGACATTGTGTCCGTGCGAGGCGACGAGGGCGTTGCTCGCATCAAAGAACTGACCCGGGGGATTGGTGCCGATTCGGTGCTGGAGTGCGTGGGCACACAGGAGTCCATGCTCCAGGCTATCGGCGCCGCGAGGCCCGGAGGCTTCGTCAGCTACGTGGGCGTGCCTCATGGCGTGAGCCTGGACGGCGAGAAGCTCTTTTTCTCGCACGTTCATCTCCACGGTGGCCCTGCGCCGGTACGTCGGTTCATGCCTCAACTGATTGACCTGGTCTGGAGCAGGAAGGTCAATCCCGGGAAAGTCTTCGACCTCACCCTGCCGCTCGAGAAGGTCGCCGAGGGCTATCGCGCGATGGACGAAAGGCGCGCAATCAAGGCGCTGCTTCGCCCGTGAGTGACTGGTGGCGACTTGGCGGGACGTGGGGGCTGCGGCAGAAGAACGAGTTGCGCTCGCCGCGGAACTGAGCACTCCCCCCGATGGGGTGCTCGGAGGGAGAGCGCCCCCGGGGACGTCGGCACTTCCTGAGATGGGGGAGGGTTACTGCTGGCGTCGCTCGGAGGGCAGCGCCTTCCAAGATGCGTTGGGCGTATACAGTTCGATGAGATACTGAGACATTTGGCTATCCCTCATTTCAAGTTGCGTGAAGCGCGTTTGCAGATACGGCGGGTAGCGTCGGCGGGGTCGCCGCGCAGCCATTGGTCGCAGAGATCGCGCACCCAGCCGGGCTGGGTCTTGGCGGCGTCATTCAGCCAATTGGCTACCGAGTCCTGCACGTAGACGGACGGATCGGCACGCAGCGGCGAGAGGATCGGGAGCGCCCGCCCTGGTTCTCGCTGAAGTTCTGCGATGTGAGCGGACCAAACGCCGCGCGGGCGCAGGGCCTCGGTTGCGAAGCGGCGCACGTATTCGGAGCGCGAAGACGTCCAGGCCGAGAGCTCGGCGATGGCGATGTCCAGCTCTCGCGCCAGATGGCGCCGCACCGACATCCATGCCCATTCACGCACACCGAAATGCGAGTCATCGGCGAGCGGGCGGATGGTGGCCAGTCGGGCCTGCAGATCCAGCTCGGGCCGCGCGCCGACCATGAAGCAGGCCCAGCCGCGCACCATGTCCGCGGCGTGCGTCCGAGAGCGCTCGATGCCGGCGGTGCCGAGCTCCTCCAGCAGCAGCGCACCGATCGCGCTCATGCGCTTGAGGATGCCGAGCTTGCAGGCTGCATCGGCGGCCGCCAATGCATCGGGGGAGAGCTCGGGAAAGACCGCCCGCAGCAGACGGGCCTGGTCGAGCGCCATGCACTCGGCGAGCGTGGCGGTCTGCATCTCGCCGTGCGACAAGGCGTCCAGCACGTCAGGCGGAATGTCGGTGGCGCGGGTCGCGCCCTTGCGGGGAAGGGACGGACTCATGGCTCGGCCTTCCTCGCGGTCAAGTTGCCAGCGAGCTTGTCGAGCAGGGCCGTGAGCTGCCCGCGTTCTGCCGCCGACAGGTTGCCGTACAGGCTCGCGATCCAACGGCTGTGCTGGTCGAAGACTTGCTTCGCCGTCTGCTTGCCCTTGCGGGTCAGACGAATGCGCAGCGCGCGGCGATCCTGGGCGTCGTAATGCCGCTCGATCAGTGCTTCTCGCTCCAGCCCATCGAGCAGCCCCGTGACGGTGGCGCGGGTCACGCCCGCCCGCTCGGCGAGCTTATTGGGTGCGAGGGCATCGTGGGCGGCGTCGAGCAGGAACAGCAGCACGAAGCGGCCCTCCGAGAGGCCGTGGGGCGCGAGCAACGCCGCGCAATCCCGGTCGATCGCCGAGGCTAGCGAGAGCGTCTGGAAGACCAGCCGGATGCCGGCCACGTCTGGGAGCTGCCGCCGCTTCGCTTCGTGTAGGAGGGCTTCGTATTTCTGCTCGAGGTTCATTTGTGATGCCGCCATATCGTATGCCGCCTAACGACTAGCGAAGG is a window encoding:
- a CDS encoding aldo/keto reductase — its product is MRASTTSAPASSAQSANQAYTLRSRKLGHLVVSELGFGCMSNSPGHYGPGVDRPQSIRVIRDAYDRGIRFFDTAEVYGPYVNEELVAEALGPVRNHVVIATKFGFKIDGTNGLDSRPERIRRVVEESLKRLKTDRIDLYYQHRVDLTVPIEDVAGTVKDLIQQGKVLHFGLSEPSARTIRRAHAVQPLAAIQTEYSLMERSVEDNGVLQACEELGIGFVPWGPLGQGFLPGKLPLDAQARFDAKTDLRKTFPRFSREVMQANQSILDFLKAFGEKKGATRAQIALAWLAAQKPWIVPIPGTTNLDHSRENLSSLNVNLTPEDLREIEAAFANITVHGGRMDAKQMDQIGKD
- a CDS encoding LysR family transcriptional regulator yields the protein MQVLIVNTSLFPHLQTFLAVARTRSFSAAARDLGISRSAVSQSVRLLEGKLRVPLVARTTRSVSLTEAGRRLVESAGPAVTQVQAALTQASAKPGEVVGRVRLTVPRAAFHFVIEPVLPKFRERHPRIEVDLVFEDRMVDLVGEGFDAGVRLSEYVERDMVSVRLTDAFRFIVVGSPTYLGRHGTPGRPEDLLEHECLTFRSSTTGSLYAWEFERGRRTWRVPVRGSLVVNDGLICIRWAEQGLGLAYVMEPLVGEQLRKGSLQRVLEPYAATVPGFFLYYPSRAQSSAPLRLFVETVRELTRKPPVATKQLGP
- a CDS encoding zinc-dependent alcohol dehydrogenase family protein, with product MRATVLHKPGDVRFEERAEPKILAPTDAIIRLSATCVCGSDLWPYRGVQAVTEPTPMGHEYCGIVEEVGSAVASVKPGQFVIGSFFASDNTCPHCKAGYQTSCQHREPVSGAQAPRMRVPLADGTLVVTAEVPPDALVPSLLAVSDVFGTGWFAADAANVNPGSTVVVVGDGAVGLLAVLSAKQMGAERIIAMSRHETRQALAREFGATDIVSVRGDEGVARIKELTRGIGADSVLECVGTQESMLQAIGAARPGGFVSYVGVPHGVSLDGEKLFFSHVHLHGGPAPVRRFMPQLIDLVWSRKVNPGKVFDLTLPLEKVAEGYRAMDERRAIKALLRP
- a CDS encoding DNA alkylation repair protein, with product MSPSLPRKGATRATDIPPDVLDALSHGEMQTATLAECMALDQARLLRAVFPELSPDALAAADAACKLGILKRMSAIGALLLEELGTAGIERSRTHAADMVRGWACFMVGARPELDLQARLATIRPLADDSHFGVREWAWMSVRRHLARELDIAIAELSAWTSSRSEYVRRFATEALRPRGVWSAHIAELQREPGRALPILSPLRADPSVYVQDSVANWLNDAAKTQPGWVRDLCDQWLRGDPADATRRICKRASRNLK
- a CDS encoding MarR family winged helix-turn-helix transcriptional regulator; protein product: MNLEQKYEALLHEAKRRQLPDVAGIRLVFQTLSLASAIDRDCAALLAPHGLSEGRFVLLFLLDAAHDALAPNKLAERAGVTRATVTGLLDGLEREALIERHYDAQDRRALRIRLTRKGKQTAKQVFDQHSRWIASLYGNLSAAERGQLTALLDKLAGNLTARKAEP